Genomic window (Lycium barbarum isolate Lr01 chromosome 2, ASM1917538v2, whole genome shotgun sequence):
TGCCAACAGCCCACAAAACTCCACCACTCCTCCTCCTGTCCAGCAGCCCCCTACCCAAACGCGtatggtcactcgtagtcagcgcgggatttttaagcccaagcacccatttaatctacatacgACAGTTACCAGGTCCCCCATACCTCATAATCtgttggatgcgctacgtgacccgaattggaaattggccatggatgatgaatatgatgctcttattaaaaataagacgtggaagttggtaccccgtccacctaatgtgaatgttattcggtctatgtggatttttactcataaagaaaagtcgtgattttgagaggcataaagcccgtcttgtaggtgatggcaaaacacagcaggttggcattgattgtggtgagactttcagtccggtcgtaaAGCCAGCTACGATTcgcactgtcttaagtctagctctctctaagcattggcccattcatcagttggatgtcaaaaatgcatttcttcatagCGAGCTCAAGGAGACAGTATATATGCATCAGCCAATGGGTTTTCGAGACCCATCTCATCCCGATTATGTGTgcttgttgcgcaagtccttatatgggcttaaacaagcaccgagagcttggtataaaagatttgctgactttgtttatTCCATTGGTTTTGGTAATAGCAGGTCCGACAACTCCTTCTTCATCTACAGCAAAGGGCACGACTTGGcctacattttactatatgtggatgatattattcttactgcatCTTCAGATACTCTCCGCTGTTCGATTATGGCacttcttggctcagaatttgcaatgaaggacctaggtcctttgaattattttcttggcattgcggtgacccgtcacaagggtggtatgtttctttCGCAACGAAGTTATGCTTCGAAGATTATTGAACGTGCAGGCATGTcatcgtgtaagccttcttccactccggttgacactaaaccaaaggtcagtgcctcttctggcgatctTTGTGGAGATCCTACTCTTTTCCGGAGTCtagcaggtgctcttcagtaccTTACGTTCACtagaccggatatttcttatgccgtacaacaaatttgtcttcatatgcatgctccacgagatacgcatatgcttgctcttaaacggatcattcggtatattcagggtactcttgatcatggtttgcatctctacccATCTTCGGTCACTGATTTGATTTCCTatactgatgctgattggggggaATGTCCCGACACACGACGTTCAACGTCaggttattgcgtgtttttgggagataatttgatatcttGGCCATCCAAGCGCCAGCCTACTCTATCTCGCTCCAGTGcagaagcagaatataggggggttactaatgttgtctctgaatcatgctggatacgtaacctcctcttggaactacattgtccggtccctaaggctactttggtttattgtgataatgtcagtgccatttacctgtcaggaaatccagttcaacatcagcgcaccaagcacattgagatggatatccattttgttcgtgagaaggtggcgcgcggccacgtccgtgtccttcatgttccgtcgcgatatcagctcgccgatattttcactaaagggctgccacaggtcttatttgaggattttcgggacagtctcagtgttcgtaaacctcccgtttcgactgcgggggtgtgataaataatgtaaatatgtggtcaaagaatattttgtaaatcttctaatttaggttagtatattttgtagCCTAATAGGACactgtaactatggtatatttaccaactcaatcaatgagaataatcacggaattaatctttTTCAGTTAGAGTTTAATTGTTTTCCTTTCTATACATGCTTTTGTAGGTTGcaaaaaaatttttaaaaaaaaaccagaTGTTAGTTcaattatccttttttttttcttccaaagttTCACTAAATTTGCTACGAAGGAAGTAATGTTTTTATGGAAAAAGAATGTTTTTCGAAAAACATTCTCATCAAAATGTTCTTTCGATTTTtgtttagtgatttttttttaaatatatttaagATTCATAATAACATCAGCAAAATTAGCGAATCTTTTTTAACACTAATAACTAATAATAATGTTTAAATATTAGTTTGACCATGTAATGAAGTTAAATATTAAGATACTCATAAGAAAAATAACTTCCTCACTAGTGAGGGAAGACATTTTCCCTCTTTTTTGTGGGGAAAACAAGATTAATTTTTGGTAATTAACACCAAAAAATGAAAACGATTTTTTCTGAAAGATAAGACTTTCGCAACACACATGGTATTGTATTGGCAGAATGGAGTATCTGCTTCAACACGTTTTTCCCCAACTCTGCTTCAACATTAGCCTTTGTGAACATGGAATCATCTTTTATTAAAGACAatttagattaaaaaaaattgtccttTATTCATTAGTttactcttttctttctttctttcttggttCTTTACTCTTAACATAATAAAATCATCAACGATCATCAAGGGATACAGTGGGATAGATGAGATCCCTCCACTCTTAATCGGAGGTTTTTATTAAGTGTTGCTCCTTTTAACATGCACTGTCAAACACGATGCAAATTTGAAATAGTCGGGTCAATAGACATTCCAGACAGTTATGAttcctttaaaaaaataaaaaaaataaacatcAAGCAGGGGTTCAGATTACCAACAAAATCATATTAGATACTTTTACTCATACCCCCATCTGGATGTAGATCAACACTCAAAAAGTAGCTTTTATGACCTTGGAAGTCATAGAGATCTGATGGATATGAGAACATAGATTTCTACCAACTTTGGATCCTTTGAGAAAAGTGTGACTATTAAAATAGTAATACATCTAGTAGAATTCTTGCTGAAAACAATAAGGAAATGTGAATTTTTTAACTCCTTGTATCTTTAAATGAATCCCAAATTCAGACAGAATAGTGGAAGATTTTCATGTTTTTCCTTTTCCCCTAATCCCACCAAGATCTTTTttgctttctttttttctttttcctggaAACTTGTAAGATTATCAGACATCTGGTACAGAGAATCTTATCAACTCAGTTGCTTATAAATTCCATGACCCCATTCACTGACTGATGTGATAATGTAGGTAAGACAGTACATATATCATTATTATGGCATCTTTCTAGCATATAATTGGCTGTACAGCGACAGAAAATAAAGCAATGACAATGTCAAATCCAGAGTAATCTACTTTTTCACTTTGGTTTAACTGAAACTCACTGACTCGACAAATTCAAATTCCAATAGAGATTAAGGGTTATCAATATTTCAGGAACTACATAAATATTCATGTAAAGAATGATATcaaaaggaaaagaatgaaacTTCATTTTCTTTCATCCAAAGCACATATTTTTTTATCCGCCAACCCATTCAATTCTGAATTCAGACCTATTATGAATGTGGACATTCTCCGTTTTCAAATTGGGGTCAATAGATCAAATGAAAGCCATAAAACAAGTAGTTGGTAAGTTAAAACGAGAACTAGCACAACTCGCAGAATCAGAAGCCTTTGCACAATTTGCGAATGAAACTTCATTATCTTCCACTCAAAGCACACATTTTTCAAGTTCCTTCCAATAATTAAGGGTACAATCATTCATCTTCAATGATTCAAAAGAGTATAACTAAACATGAATGAATGACTATTCTCCCATGCACATAGTATCCCGAGCGCATAATCTTGAATCCTCATTTGCATTTGTTGATGGAAGAATTTTGATCGTGTGTGTAAATCTTCACTTGGACTTATATAGAATGAACATAAAAAGGAACTTTGTGGACTTGCTGTACAAGACAGGGAGCTCTCCGAGTGATAACTTCCCAAATATTTTAACTTTCTCAGTGCCAAAATGAACAAGATTATCTATGCAACTTACTACCCAAAGAAACAGAAAGTTTATCCAGTTGACTGTTTGAAACATTTCAAGGTTCTGCTTTCATCTGGTCGGGTGGAAAAGAACCTATAAGTAGCAGAGAGAGTTTGGTAAATGATTGAAGTAGCTGATTCTGATTTGGAAAGAGAAAACCATGCTGAAGCACAGAGAAACACTTACTTAAATCCTGACAATCGAGGCGCGCACTTGAATGGAATCCCATCTCCACAACATTATGCAGCTGATCATCCCGCCATACATTAGGTACCTGAAGACGATATCAATTGCAAGGCGAATGGTTAGATCACGAAGCAAGATTACTTTGGTTCATGACTCAATGTGCCAAGTATTCTCCTAAAACACGATCAATCAGAGGCGGAGCCACAATGGTGTCTACGCGTTCAGCAAAACCCAGTAGCTTTGGCTCAAATCCTGTGTTGTGTTAAAAAATTCATTTAATATATACAAAAATTGTTTCAAGAACCCAGTAAACAAAAATAATTGTGGTTCAGAACCCATAAACTAataatcctggctccgcctcttgTCTCAATACAACCTGAAACCTGAAACGCATAGCTATCAAAATACTACCTCAGATGAAGGGTCCCTGTAGCCACCATTCATAGAGGCAAAATGGGGATTGATGGATCTACGGAACGCATCATTACAATTTCCATCACCAGGAAAGCCTGACTGAAGCAGACCAGATTGCAATCCGTGCAAAGAAGTATAAGTCATGTTCGCATTATCAGGTGGACAAGCAAATGAGGATGAAGGACCTGCGTGTGACTGGAGGATCTGCAACAAAAggcagatgtattcccggaattAGCAGCTGGAATTTATGCAGCGAGCTTTGTTTTATGAATtttcagcagaagattatactAGTTCTTACATCTTTTGCGAGGAGCCCATCAAGATTAAAATCTAGCTGTGGGTTTACTGTTGAAAGCTTCATTGAGAGGAACTGAAAGAATAACAAGAGTCATTCACATGCACATACATCTAGGAACCATGaataacattttttttctttaacttCTTCATAACAAAATTACTTATAGGCTGAGATTAGCAAATAGTAACAATATAACCGAAAGAAAAAATAGTTcgaatctttttattttttgatttctTATCCGATGTCCGATACCCGCATTGAGACCCTGACTAAACCGGATTCGCGCCGCGTAAGGTCCATTAAGGCAGAATCGCTCCCTAAAATGATTTTTTCCATACCAGGGTTGGAACCGAGAGCTCTGGTTAAGGGTGGAGGGAATAGTTCAAATATTCAATGCTCATTGGAAAAATACATGTTAAATACTCTGTAGGTTAATCTAAAGTGGTTGTATTGTACTTTACACAACAATCAGGGAAAAAAAGAAGGGAAGGGAATCATTCATTTTGAACAGCAGAATGTAAAGCAACCGACAATTCAATTGGATTTTGAGGGAATACTAGATACGattttggaaatgagaagaaGATAATCAACTAATAGCTATCATACCTCAACCTGTCTTTGCAGAGATTGAACATAATTAATGATCTCATCGAGCATTACAGCTTTACCAGTAATCTGAAAAAATCAAGCCCTGGGTAATATAAACACCAAATGCCTATTACAAGTTTTCCATATGTGCAATGATAAAACTAACCTTGTTGCAACCAGGTACAAGATCCTGAAGATATTTCATTCTTTCGCTTATTTTCTCTCGCCTTACCTGTAATCAGGACTACTTAAATCATTTCTGAAACAAGGAAAGATCCCCTAACTTAAAGCTACTACTATGAGGTCTTACTCTTTCTGCAAGACTATGGCTGTTCGTTGCCTGGCCTCTTCGAGCTCGAACATGTATGTATTCTTCTTTAGGTGGATCTGAAGATTGAGACCTCTGTTTACTGTTTTTTCCACCATTCTTGCTGGCAGGTGAACTCAAGCTGTCCTCTCCTTTCTGAGTTTCGGTTCGTTCTTGTTCAGGTTCAGCTGGCAGCTGTTGTGCTCCCTTTATTCGATCAAGCTCGGTATCCTGCCAAAAATTATTAAGAACACTTGGCAAGAAACCATGTGGAGCTATAGTGGTCacaagctatgttgctcggactcttcaaaaatactgATGGGTGCGTTTTAGATCCTCCAAAATTAGTgctttttggaggatccgacacgggtgagGTAACATTTCTGGAGAGTCCAAGCAATGTAGGTCACAAGAGAACATACTAACAATGTCCTACCTGACCATATCTTTTCCTTTTCCTTGAGCCAAGGCCGCCCTTTGTGGAAGACTCCAAGCCGGCTGTTCCCATTTCCTCTAGACGGCCGCTACATTCAGCTTCGTCAGATTCATTTCCAGACAATCCAACTGATTTTTTTCCTTCATCCCGAGAGATATTAAAGTTTTCATTCTTCTTCTCATTCTTGAGAGGCCTTTGTTCATTAGTCTTGTTCTTATTAAGTAAAGAAACATCCTTGGAATTTTCAACCCCATTTCTCATGTTCTGCTTCTGAGGGTTCACAGTTTCTTCCGGTCTCCACGTTGGCGCTTGTTCCCTATAACAAGGCTTCATAGACTCGGGGACGCTAAAATTGTTCATGATATCACTGAAGTTTCCTCCACTGAAGCATGAAAACCTTGCAGCTCTCTCAATCAATCCTGAATCAGCTGGAAGCTGAGCTAAGCTTTGAGGAAGCATTCCAGGAATAGACGGTACAAACAAGCCCCCTTTCAGCATTGCATTCGGTGGGCCCGAGGCAAGTGCTGCAAACTCGTGTGGATTTGTAGTGCAAGGATTGATTTGAGCATTAGTACCATAGAAACTTAAGTTTGACGAATTGGTAGGCCAATCCCAAATAGTGGGAAAAAATGAATCTACCAAACGATTGCTACTAGCGATCATCCCCATGGATGCATTTGTCAGGTTGCTTCCACTTAATTGCCAGTCTAAGGACATATTTCGTGACTGAAAATTTGTAGCATCGTCGTTCCTCTTTTGTCGCTCAGTATCATTCTTGCTACCCGTATCCATTATTTGGAATTGAATCAAATTTACACAAGCTAAAAAAAGCTTCTCCTTGCCTCAAGATTTGATTGCCTATAAGATTGAAATAAAAAACTTGGACACTTCCAAAGATCTCGTCGTTGAGACAAGATAGATTTGCTCAGCTGGTGAGACAACTCCACTCCCAATTGATAAGTCACAAGTTTGAAGGAACAAGATTCTACCTTGTGCATAAGATTTGAGTAATAATTCCCAAAAAATCCTAGTTCAACAAATGAAATAAATCTAAGTAATTACACCAAAAAATTTAGGAGAATTCCTCCAAGAAAGTTAGTAAAAGGCAGGAAAGAGAAACCAGTCAAGCTACCTGCTCCCAAACAGATGGAAAAAAGGCAGCTAACAGCATCCCAGTTTACTACACAAAGGAAAAAAGAGTTCCAATCTTTG
Coding sequences:
- the LOC132626189 gene encoding transcription factor bHLH49-like codes for the protein MDTGSKNDTERQKRNDDATNFQSRNMSLDWQLSGSNLTNASMGMIASSNRLVDSFFPTIWDWPTNSSNLSFYGTNAQINPCTTNPHEFAALASGPPNAMLKGGLFVPSIPGMLPQSLAQLPADSGLIERAARFSCFSGGNFSDIMNNFSVPESMKPCYREQAPTWRPEETVNPQKQNMRNGVENSKDVSLLNKNKTNEQRPLKNEKKNENFNISRDEGKKSVGLSGNESDEAECSGRLEEMGTAGLESSTKGGLGSRKRKRYGQDTELDRIKGAQQLPAEPEQERTETQKGEDSLSSPASKNGGKNSKQRSQSSDPPKEEYIHVRARRGQATNSHSLAERVRREKISERMKYLQDLVPGCNKITGKAVMLDEIINYVQSLQRQVEFLSMKLSTVNPQLDFNLDGLLAKDILQSHAGPSSSFACPPDNANMTYTSLHGLQSGLLQSGFPGDGNCNDAFRRSINPHFASMNGGYRDPSSEVPNVWRDDQLHNVVEMGFHSSARLDCQDLSSFPPDQMKAEP